Proteins co-encoded in one Halorussus lipolyticus genomic window:
- a CDS encoding ATP-grasp domain-containing protein, protein MTVVLIGIRDLPELKTLAEALRGRGEEVVVCDVMDWPGETPLTYAPGDDDFVADSSFEFSEVTGAYVHVHAVFRTTDMAFREEFKAAHELRPVFNQWREHRSVFESLSRMFESRGIDVLPRPHNQYLQEHKPWQLDRYESADLPIPDTLISNDASEVEAFYERHDRVIYKPVAKGAGPSELTADDLTEERLKRLATAPVQFQEMVPGDDLRLYVLDGEVVGAMRYDSENFSFKLDQNEGKEVAVGPADVSDEIESTAVRAAGAINLQFGAADIIRRPDGGHVLLELNEAPAFAAADVRADQNVAQALADHLAEE, encoded by the coding sequence GTGACTGTCGTACTAATCGGGATACGGGATCTGCCGGAGCTGAAGACGTTGGCCGAGGCCCTCCGCGGCCGCGGCGAGGAAGTCGTCGTCTGTGACGTGATGGATTGGCCGGGCGAGACACCACTGACCTACGCCCCCGGTGACGACGACTTCGTGGCCGATTCGTCGTTCGAGTTCAGCGAGGTGACGGGGGCCTACGTCCACGTCCACGCCGTGTTTCGTACCACAGATATGGCGTTCAGAGAGGAGTTCAAAGCCGCCCACGAACTTCGACCGGTCTTCAATCAGTGGCGCGAACACCGGAGCGTCTTCGAGAGCCTTTCGAGGATGTTCGAATCACGAGGAATCGACGTACTGCCCCGACCCCACAACCAGTACCTCCAAGAACACAAACCGTGGCAACTCGACCGATACGAGTCTGCCGACCTCCCGATTCCGGACACGTTGATCTCCAACGACGCCAGCGAAGTCGAGGCGTTCTACGAGCGTCACGACCGAGTCATCTACAAACCAGTCGCCAAGGGAGCGGGTCCGTCCGAGCTTACGGCCGACGACCTGACCGAGGAACGACTGAAACGACTTGCGACCGCACCCGTGCAGTTCCAAGAGATGGTTCCGGGCGACGACCTCCGACTGTACGTCCTCGACGGCGAGGTCGTCGGAGCCATGCGATACGACAGCGAGAACTTCTCGTTCAAACTCGACCAGAACGAGGGGAAGGAAGTCGCAGTGGGACCGGCAGACGTGTCGGACGAGATCGAATCGACTGCCGTTCGCGCCGCCGGCGCCATCAACTTGCAGTTCGGCGCGGCCGACATCATCAGGCGTCCCGACGGCGGCCACGTGTTGCTGGAACTGAACGAAGCCCCCGCGTTCGCGGCGGCAGACGTTCGGGCCGACCAGAACGTCGCCCAAGCACTCGCAGACCATCTCGCCGAGGAGTGA
- a CDS encoding archaellin/type IV pilin N-terminal domain-containing protein, whose protein sequence is MFDTENWRPDRAQVGIGTLIVFIAMVLVAAIAAGVLINTAGFLQTKSEQTGTEATGQVTNRVNVVSTVGIVGNDDSIHLVNLTVMKSSGSGDVNLSTATVEWLGPDDASILTRAKDGTADGQHFNITTIRDVDDTSPVLVDQGDRFRVTLDATQLTEKNHGLKESEDFTIKIVTSAGAVTYHHSVPQTLTNQEAVQL, encoded by the coding sequence ATGTTCGACACCGAAAACTGGCGGCCCGACCGCGCACAGGTGGGCATCGGTACGCTCATCGTGTTCATCGCCATGGTGCTGGTCGCCGCCATCGCGGCGGGTGTGCTCATCAACACCGCCGGGTTCCTCCAGACGAAATCCGAACAGACTGGTACTGAAGCGACCGGACAAGTGACCAACCGAGTCAATGTCGTCAGCACGGTCGGCATCGTCGGTAACGACGACTCTATCCACCTCGTGAACCTGACGGTGATGAAAAGCTCCGGGTCCGGTGACGTGAACCTCTCGACCGCTACGGTCGAATGGCTCGGTCCCGACGACGCTTCCATTCTGACTCGCGCGAAGGATGGGACCGCCGACGGACAGCACTTCAACATCACGACCATCCGAGACGTTGACGACACCTCGCCGGTCCTCGTAGACCAAGGCGACCGCTTCCGGGTCACGCTCGACGCCACCCAACTGACCGAAAAGAACCACGGTCTCAAGGAGAGCGAGGACTTCACCATCAAAATCGTCACGTCGGCGGGCGCGGTGACCTACCACCACAGCGTCCCCCAGACGCTGACCAACCAAGAAGCGGTGCAACTGTAG
- a CDS encoding Glu/Leu/Phe/Val family dehydrogenase → MSEQANPFESLQEQIDDAAEYMDVGDDVLNRLKHPERVLETNLSVEMNDGSVEVFKAFRSEFNGDRGPYKGGIRYHPGVSRDEVKALSGWMVYKCAVVDIPYGGGKGGIIIDPDDYREEELERITRSFAKELRPFIGVDKDIPAPDVNTGQREMNWIKDTYETLENTTEPGVITGKSPDSGGSAGRVEATGRSTMLTAREAFDYLDRDIEGASVAVQGYGNAGWIAAKLIDELGANIVSVSDSSGAIYSEEGFDPVDVKSHKNETGSVADYPGADDEFSNDDLLTLDVDLLVPAALENAIDGELAQDVQADVIVEAANGPLTPEADDVLADSDTYVFPDILANAGGVTVSYFEWVQNRQRFSWTEQKVNEELERIITDAFDNLVETYEETGAPSMRTAAYVVAIQRVVDAYEESGNWP, encoded by the coding sequence ATGTCCGAGCAAGCCAATCCCTTCGAAAGCCTCCAAGAACAGATCGACGACGCCGCCGAGTACATGGACGTCGGCGACGACGTATTGAACCGCCTCAAACACCCCGAGCGAGTGCTCGAGACCAACCTCTCGGTCGAGATGAACGACGGGTCGGTCGAGGTCTTCAAGGCCTTCCGGTCGGAGTTCAATGGCGACCGAGGACCCTACAAAGGTGGCATCCGCTACCATCCGGGCGTCTCCCGCGACGAGGTCAAGGCCCTCTCGGGATGGATGGTCTACAAGTGCGCCGTCGTGGACATCCCCTACGGTGGCGGCAAGGGCGGCATCATCATCGACCCCGACGACTACCGCGAGGAGGAACTCGAACGCATCACCCGGTCGTTCGCCAAGGAACTGCGCCCGTTCATCGGCGTGGACAAGGACATCCCCGCGCCCGACGTGAACACCGGCCAGCGCGAGATGAACTGGATAAAGGACACCTACGAGACGCTGGAGAACACCACCGAACCCGGCGTCATCACGGGTAAGTCCCCCGACAGCGGCGGGAGCGCGGGCAGAGTCGAGGCCACCGGTCGCTCGACCATGCTGACCGCCCGCGAGGCGTTCGACTACCTCGACCGGGACATCGAGGGCGCGTCCGTGGCGGTGCAGGGCTACGGCAACGCCGGATGGATTGCCGCGAAACTCATCGACGAACTCGGCGCGAACATCGTGTCAGTGTCGGACTCCAGCGGTGCCATCTACAGCGAGGAGGGCTTCGACCCCGTGGACGTCAAGAGCCACAAGAACGAGACCGGGAGCGTCGCGGACTACCCCGGTGCCGACGACGAGTTCTCCAACGACGACCTGCTGACCCTTGACGTGGACCTGCTGGTTCCGGCCGCGCTCGAAAACGCCATCGACGGCGAACTCGCGCAGGACGTGCAGGCCGACGTCATCGTGGAGGCCGCGAACGGTCCGCTCACCCCCGAGGCCGACGACGTGCTGGCCGACTCGGACACCTACGTCTTCCCCGACATCCTCGCCAACGCGGGCGGGGTGACGGTCTCGTACTTCGAGTGGGTCCAGAACCGCCAGCGATTCTCGTGGACCGAACAGAAGGTCAACGAGGAACTCGAACGCATCATCACCGACGCCTTCGACAATCTGGTCGAGACCTACGAGGAGACCGGTGCGCCGAGCATGCGGACGGCCGCCTACGTGGTCGCCATTCAGCGCGTCGTGGACGCCTACGAGGAGAGCGGCAACTGGCCGTAG